The Solanum pennellii chromosome 11, SPENNV200 genome contains a region encoding:
- the LOC107004251 gene encoding F-box protein At3g07870-like, which produces MILDFFTRLGSLVETICKGSNVVDDDDNSFERLPDCLVIDILSRLPSHSFLRCRWVCRHWRALLVSSQHSFTNIHHLSRHTTPMFIIHDDLAKYDAKSDFAKHGQDVFVYGENKKIKKKKKVVFEKLHLKPELKINKDKPYLLYSCEGVLMFVSSKWKSTYYIVNPITQEELTVRYTLDEVFVCALYFCPYTRQFRILIALLQDTCCTYFVHIVKIWKCKKIHSSISFNFLPSSGNPVVVNGALHWITLHDLKRKGVAPCENGIMVFRMDKEELFTMPHPPVSKVCNSNEDHLAMKLMVKDDHLCLCNMILPWYIVDMWLLEDYETRSWIKRYKINLLNEWIFPFSKRLREREIRYRHVWNVKFLYLQEGGLLIYLIHLYDEEIYLYNLDRRTVKKLELPREKLLASSREWALYHKSFMAIV; this is translated from the coding sequence ATGATACTTGATTTTTTCACAAGGTTGGGTTCACTAGTTGAAACAATATGTAAAGGTAGtaatgttgttgatgatgatgataatagtTTTGAACGTTTGCCTGATTGTCTGGTGATTGATATTCTTAGTAGACTTCCATCACATTCTTTTCTTAGATGTCGATGGGTTTGTAGGCATTGGAGAGCCTTATTAGTCTCATCACAACACTCTTTTACCAATATACATCATCTATCTAGACATACTACACCTATGTTTATCATACATGATGATTTAGCCAAATATGATGCCAAAAGTGATTTCGCAAAGCATGGACAAGATGTTTTTGTTTACGGTGAAAACAAGAAgattaagaaaaagaagaaagttgTGTTTGAGAAACTTCATCTCAAACCTGAGCTTAAGATTAATAAGGACAAAccttatcttttatattcttgtgAAGGAGTACTTATGTTTGTTTCCTCCAAGTGGAAATCTACTTATTATATTGTCAACCCTATAACACAAGAAGAATTGACAGTACGATATACACTTGATGAAGTTTTTGTATGTGCTCTGTATTTTTGTCCCTACACAAGACAATTCAGAATTCTTATTGCACTACTACAAGATACTTGTTGTACATATTTCGTACATATTGTAAAGATATGGAAGTGTAAGAAAATTCATTCATCAATCTCCTTCAACTTTTTGCCAAGTAGTGGCAATCCTGTTGTTGTTAATGGAGCATTGCATTGGATCACGTTGCACGATTTAAAAAGGAAAGGCGTTGCTCCTTGTGAAAACGGAATTATGGTTTTCAGAATGGATAAAGAAGAGTTGTTTACTATGCCTCATCCTCCTGTAAGTAAGGTTTGTAACTCAAATGAAGATCATTTAGCTATGAAACTTATGGTGAAGGATGATCATTTGTGTTTATGTAACATGATTCTCCCATGGTATATTGTGGATATGTGGTTGTTGGAGGACTATGAGACGCGGTCATGGATCAAAAGGTACAAGATTAATCTCTTAAATGAGTGGATTTTCCCTTTTAGTAAGCGTCTCAGAgaaagagaaattagatacaggCATGTTTGGAATGTTAAGTTTTTGTACCTCCAAGAAGGTGGACTTTTGATTTACTTGATTCACTTGTATGATGAGGAGATATATCTTTATAATTTAGATCGTAGAACAGTAAAGAAACTTGAATTGCCGCGAGAAAAATTGTTGGCCTCCTCTCGTGAATGGGCTCTTTATCACAAGAGTTTTATGGCAATAGTCTAA
- the LOC107003387 gene encoding uncharacterized protein LOC107003387 isoform X1, translated as MNSMDRSTRAAVQKLLTNPFSCLGRSSSQSDDSEVPLLDPGDGHQVRALVPDLEAQNVGSTSQHPGASVVENAPPDPTVSLLALDNSVVTLKVIEKKMKKVDSKMAYSEQKANKVIESLGNRIGFILSYSGAWIFYEHIHLSCAIAGLITFVSLLSLFGGLAIAIWAAREELKRMIPAIENLDQEEKQLVKEVKVIKTKEEARKTNPEGMVNNDRLHAEVQCDAVVSRCDMIVNSKNYMCRFERYNRLFIWAAICCVIFNGACICCVAYFTYCRVAALRCTNPMMPLPGESAHMFNNDVIQNVPATIVDNASEFRYQVSLGDGVPQLCPVASISSVELAPHFVPVLAPTMEGGPCSSSFDSEFLHPEFCSETVAEEAHNGAGPEKEATQNALVFTAVKPQLFVKAAKAKDAVQFYKHAFGAEEVGRVNHPKRKVEQETPLILSVELKIGSSIFVVSDLTDEDSTAPVKTALTGYVFYLETVDVSSATAKAIAAGAIAEIKAEDGGADGGQVGVKLIDPYGNVWLVCSPVKESE; from the exons ATGAACTCCATGGACCGGTCAACAAGAGCCGCTGTGCAGAAGCTGCTCACAAATCCCTTTTCATGCCTCGGAAGATCCAGTTCTCAGTCAG ATGACTCTGAAGTTCCTTTATTGGATCCAGGAG ATGGTCATCAAGTTCGAGCTTTGGTGCCTGACTTAGAAG CTCAAAATGTGGGAAGTACAAGTCAACATCCGGGAG CTTCAGTTGTGGAAAATGCACCTCCAGATCCGACAG TATCTCTTCTAGCTTTGGATAACAGCGTTGTCACCCTAAAAGTCATtgagaagaaaatgaagaaggtgGATTCAAAAATGGCTTATTCTGAACAAAAAGCAAATAAGGTCATAGAGTCCTTAGGGAACAGAATAGGATTCATCCTATCTTATTCAGGCGCTTGGATTTTTTATGAACATATTCACCTATCATGCGCAATTGCTGGATTGATCACGTTTGTATCCCTACTCAGCTTATTCGGAGGATTAGCCATTGCTATTTGGGCAGCAAGAGAAGAACTGAAAAGAATGATACCAGCTATTGAAAATTTGgatcaagaagaaaaacagtTGGTCAAAGAAGTAAAAGTGATTAAAACAAAAGAGGAGGCAAGAAAGACTAATCCAGAGGGAATGGTTAATAATGATCGTCTACATGCTGAAGTCCAATGTGATGCAGTGGTTTCACGTTGTGACATGATAGTGAATTCTAAAAACTATATGTGTAGGTTTGAAAGGTATAACAGGCTCTTCATTTGGGCTGCCATCTGCTGTGTAATATTCAATGGCGCTTGCATATGTTGTGTTGCTTATTTCACATATTGCC GTGTTGCTGCGTTAAGGTGTACAAACCCTATGATGCCATTACCTGGAGAATCA GCACACATGTTTAATAATGATGTCATACAAAATGTCCCTGCTACTATTGTTGATAATGCATCAGAGTTTAGATATCAAGTATCTTTGGGAGACGGGGTTCCACAACTCTGTCCAGTAGCGAGTATCAGCTCAGTTGAACTTGCTCCTCATTTTGTGCCGGTTTTGGCACCAACCATG GAAGGTGGTCCTTGCTCATCTAGTTTTGATTCTGAGTTCTTACATCCAG AATTTTGCAGTGAAACAGTGGCTGAAGAGGCACATAATGGAGCAGGACCTGAGAAGGAAGCAACTCAGAATGCCCTCGTCTTCACGGCCGTGAAGCCGCAGCTGTTTGTGAAAGCGGCAAAGGCTAAAGATGCAGTGCAGTTCTATAAACATGCTTTCGGTGCTGAGGAGGTGGGACGTGTGAATCACCCTAAGAGGAAGGTCGAGCAGGAGACACCACTCATCCTCTCAGTTGAACTCAAGATTGGTTCATCTATCTTCGTTGTCTCTGACCTTACTGATGAGGACTCTACTGCTCCTGTGAAGACTGCTTTGACTGGATATGTTTTCTACTTGGAGACTGTGGATGTTAGTTCTGCTACGGCCAAGGCTATCGCTGCTGGTGCAATTGCTGAAATTAAAGCAGAAGACGGTGGTGCTGATGGTGGTCAGGTTGGGGTGAAGCTGATTGATCCTTATGGAAATGTGTGGTTGGTTTGCTCACCAGTGAAGGAATCTGAGTAA
- the LOC107004245 gene encoding F-box protein At3g07870-like — translation MILDFFTWLGSLVETICKGSNVVDYDDDDNRFERLPDCLVIDILNRLPSHSFLRCRWVCRHWRALLVSSQHSFTNIHHLSRHTTPMFIIHDDLAKYDAKSDFAKHGQDVFVYNENKKIKKKKKVMFEKLHLKPELRINKDKPYLIYSCEGVLMFVSSKWKSTYYIVNPITQEELTVRYTPDEVFVCALYFCPYTRQFRVLIAQLQDTCCTYFVHIVKIWKCEKIHSSISFNFLPNSGNPAVVNGALHWITLHDLKRKGIAPCENGIMVFRMDKEELFTMPHPPVSKVCKSNQDHLAMKLMVKDDHLCLCNMILPWYIVDMWLLEDYETRSWIKRYKINLLNEWIFPFSKRLREREIRYRHVWDVKFLYLQESGLLIYLIHLYDEEIYLYNLDRRTVKKLELPREKLLASSCEWALYHKSFMAIV, via the coding sequence ATGATACTTGATTTTTTCACATGGTTGGGTTCACTAGTTGAAACAATATGTAAAGGTAGTAATGTTgttgattatgatgatgatgataatcgTTTCGAACGTTTGCCTGATTGTCTGGTGATTGATATTCTTAATAGACTTCCATCACATTCTTTTCTTAGATGTCGATGGGTTTGTAGGCATTGGAGAGCCTTATTAGTCTCATCACAACACTCTTTTACCAATATACATCATCTATCTAGACATACTACACCTATGTTTATCATACATGATGATTTAGCCAAATATGATGCCAAAAGTGATTTCGCAAAGCATGGTCAAGATGTTTTTGTTTACAATGAAAACAagaagattaagaaaaaaaagaaagttatgTTTGAGAAACTTCATCTCAAACCTGAGCTTAGGATTAATAAGGACAAACCTTATCTTATATATTCTTGTGAAGGAGTACTTATGTTTGTTTCCTCCAAGTGGAAATCTACTTATTATATTGTCAACCCTATAACACAAGAAGAATTGACAGTACGATATACACCTGATGAAGTTTTCGTATGTGCTCTGTATTTTTGTCCCTACACAAGACAATTCAGAGTTCTTATTGCACAACTACAAGATACATGTTGTACATATTTCGTACATATTGTAAAGATATGGAAGTGTGAGAAAATTCATTCGTCAATCTCCTTCAACTTTTTGCCAAATAGTGGCAACCCAGCTGTTGTTAATGGAGCATTGCATTGGATCACGTTGCACGATTTAAAAAGGAAAGGCATTGCTCCTTGTGAAAACGGAATTATGGTTTTCAGAATGGATAAAGAAGAGTTGTTTACTATGCCTCATCCTCCTGTAAGTAAGGTTTGTAAGTCAAATCAAGATCATTTAGCTATGAAACTTATGGTGAAGGATGATCATTTGTGTTTATGTAACATGATTCTCCCATGGTATATCGTGGATATGTGGTTGTTGGAGGACTATGAGACGCGGTCATGGATCAAAAGGTATAAGATTAATCTCTTAAATGAGTGGATTTTCCCTTTTAGTAAGCGTCTCAGAgaaagagaaattagatacaggCATGTTTGGGATGTTAAGTTTTTGTACCTCCAAGAAAGTGGACTTTTGATTTACTTGATTCACTTGTATGATGAGGAGATATATCTTTATAATTTAGATCGTAGAACAGTAAAGAAACTTGAATTGCCGCGAGAAAAATTGTTGGCCTCCTCTTGTGAATGGGCTCTTTATCACAAGAGTTTTATGGCAATAGTCTAA
- the LOC107003387 gene encoding uncharacterized protein LOC107003387 isoform X2 — MKKVDSKMAYSEQKANKVIESLGNRIGFILSYSGAWIFYEHIHLSCAIAGLITFVSLLSLFGGLAIAIWAAREELKRMIPAIENLDQEEKQLVKEVKVIKTKEEARKTNPEGMVNNDRLHAEVQCDAVVSRCDMIVNSKNYMCRFERYNRLFIWAAICCVIFNGACICCVAYFTYCRVAALRCTNPMMPLPGESAHMFNNDVIQNVPATIVDNASEFRYQVSLGDGVPQLCPVASISSVELAPHFVPVLAPTMEGGPCSSSFDSEFLHPEFCSETVAEEAHNGAGPEKEATQNALVFTAVKPQLFVKAAKAKDAVQFYKHAFGAEEVGRVNHPKRKVEQETPLILSVELKIGSSIFVVSDLTDEDSTAPVKTALTGYVFYLETVDVSSATAKAIAAGAIAEIKAEDGGADGGQVGVKLIDPYGNVWLVCSPVKESE; from the exons atgaagaaggtgGATTCAAAAATGGCTTATTCTGAACAAAAAGCAAATAAGGTCATAGAGTCCTTAGGGAACAGAATAGGATTCATCCTATCTTATTCAGGCGCTTGGATTTTTTATGAACATATTCACCTATCATGCGCAATTGCTGGATTGATCACGTTTGTATCCCTACTCAGCTTATTCGGAGGATTAGCCATTGCTATTTGGGCAGCAAGAGAAGAACTGAAAAGAATGATACCAGCTATTGAAAATTTGgatcaagaagaaaaacagtTGGTCAAAGAAGTAAAAGTGATTAAAACAAAAGAGGAGGCAAGAAAGACTAATCCAGAGGGAATGGTTAATAATGATCGTCTACATGCTGAAGTCCAATGTGATGCAGTGGTTTCACGTTGTGACATGATAGTGAATTCTAAAAACTATATGTGTAGGTTTGAAAGGTATAACAGGCTCTTCATTTGGGCTGCCATCTGCTGTGTAATATTCAATGGCGCTTGCATATGTTGTGTTGCTTATTTCACATATTGCC GTGTTGCTGCGTTAAGGTGTACAAACCCTATGATGCCATTACCTGGAGAATCA GCACACATGTTTAATAATGATGTCATACAAAATGTCCCTGCTACTATTGTTGATAATGCATCAGAGTTTAGATATCAAGTATCTTTGGGAGACGGGGTTCCACAACTCTGTCCAGTAGCGAGTATCAGCTCAGTTGAACTTGCTCCTCATTTTGTGCCGGTTTTGGCACCAACCATG GAAGGTGGTCCTTGCTCATCTAGTTTTGATTCTGAGTTCTTACATCCAG AATTTTGCAGTGAAACAGTGGCTGAAGAGGCACATAATGGAGCAGGACCTGAGAAGGAAGCAACTCAGAATGCCCTCGTCTTCACGGCCGTGAAGCCGCAGCTGTTTGTGAAAGCGGCAAAGGCTAAAGATGCAGTGCAGTTCTATAAACATGCTTTCGGTGCTGAGGAGGTGGGACGTGTGAATCACCCTAAGAGGAAGGTCGAGCAGGAGACACCACTCATCCTCTCAGTTGAACTCAAGATTGGTTCATCTATCTTCGTTGTCTCTGACCTTACTGATGAGGACTCTACTGCTCCTGTGAAGACTGCTTTGACTGGATATGTTTTCTACTTGGAGACTGTGGATGTTAGTTCTGCTACGGCCAAGGCTATCGCTGCTGGTGCAATTGCTGAAATTAAAGCAGAAGACGGTGGTGCTGATGGTGGTCAGGTTGGGGTGAAGCTGATTGATCCTTATGGAAATGTGTGGTTGGTTTGCTCACCAGTGAAGGAATCTGAGTAA
- the LOC114074928 gene encoding bark storage protein A-like — protein QGIKLDQCANSTLCLPEKPKLVVGLKGATSNFFIDNAAYTQFLFKTFGVTSLDMESSAVVMTCLSNGYPVIAIRGLSDLARTQKGDNTIRLFGSLAALNTAKVVIGFVKSLSINHISRF, from the exons CAGGGGATAAAACTTGATCAATGTGCAAATTCAACATTGTGTCTACCAGAAAAGCCAAAACTAGTTGTTGGATTGAAGGGAGCTACTTCAAATTTTTTCATTGACAATGCAGCTTACACACAATTCCTTTTCAAAACTTTTGGTGTCACATCACTTGACATGGAAAGCTCAGCTGTAGTAATG ACATGTTTGTCAAATGGATATCCAGTTATTGCAATTCGTGGATTATCAGATTTAGCAAGAACACAAAAAGGGGATAACACAATAAGATTATTTGGATCTTTAGCTGCTCTAAATACAGCAAAAGTTGTAATTGGTTTTGTTAAGTCACTatcaataaatcatatttcgCGATTTTAA